From Hydractinia symbiolongicarpus strain clone_291-10 chromosome 11, HSymV2.1, whole genome shotgun sequence, the proteins below share one genomic window:
- the LOC130614706 gene encoding uncharacterized protein LOC130614706 — protein MKKPFSFGDPTHLNNEFHKQKLKELYTVNPDAAILTSLYDNDPEDFTVTNTETDTADETELNSITEPLTSLFKPQLINNNPEEIQSECRELYYEYKNGYCDSQYKNLTKVTREQRLSTAWQIHRAGRITASVSKRAYSLNLNNENSKKKFTKTIMQYSTNITVRAQQYSIDMEATARKKFVEVFTKIMKTLL, from the coding sequence ATGAAGAAACCTTTTTCTTTCGGGGATCCCACACATTTAAATAATGAGtttcataaacaaaaattaaaagaactttATACAGTAAATCCAGATGCTGCAATTCTTACTAGCCTATACGACAATGATCCAGAAGATTTTACAGTTACCAATACTGAAACTGACACTGCTGACGAAACCGAATTAAATAGCATTACTGAACCTTTGACAAGCCTTTTTAAGCCAcaattaattaataataatcCTGAAGAAATTCAATCAGAGTGCAGAGAGCTTTATTACGAATACAAAAATGGCTACTGTGACAGTCAGTACAAAAATTTAACGAAAGTTACAAGAGAACAGCGCTTGTCAACAGCATGGCAAATTCATAGAGCAGGTAGAATCACAGCATCTGTCTCAAAAAGAGCATATAGTTTAAacctaaataatgaaaattctaaaaaaaaatttacaaaaacaatCATGCAATATTCTACAAATATAACTGTAAGAGCACAACAATACAGTATTGACATGGAAGCAACTGctagaaaaaaatttgttgagGTGTTcacaaaaatcatgaaaacgttATTGTAA